One stretch of Anolis carolinensis isolate JA03-04 chromosome 3, rAnoCar3.1.pri, whole genome shotgun sequence DNA includes these proteins:
- the pex5l gene encoding PEX5-related protein isoform X6 gives MEEEFERAKAAVESDTEFWDKMQAEWEEMARRNWISESQEAQGQAAVSINEKGYYFHTENPFKDWPGAFEEGLKKLREGDLPLTILYLEAAILQDPHDSEAWQFLGITQAENENEQAAIVALQRCLELQPNNLKALMALAVSFTNTGHQKEAYEALRSWIKQNPKYKYITRSKKGSPALTRRMSKTGNESSLLEEVKELYLEGAHQNGEMIDPDLQTGLGVLFHLNGEFNRAIDAFSAALTVRPEDYSLWNRLGATLANGDRSEEAVEAYTRALEIQPGFIRSRYNLGISCINLGAYREAVSNFLTALNLQRKSRNQQQVPHPAISGNIWAALRIALSMMDQPELFQAANVGDLDVLLKAFKIEP, from the exons ATGGAAGAGGAATTCGAAAGAGCCAAAGCTGCTGTTGAG TCAGACACAGAATTTTGGGATAAAATGCAAGCGGAATGGGAAGAAATGGCCCGCAGAAACTGGATTTCAGAAAGCCAAGAAGCACAAGGCCAAGCAGCGGTTTCCATTAATGAAAAG GGCTATTATTTTCATACAGAAAACCCTTTCAAAGACTGGCCTGGAGCTTTTGAGGAAGGACTCAAAAAGTTGCGAGAAGGGGATTTGCCCCTCACCATTTTATACCTGGAGGCAGCAATTCTCCAAGATCCTCATGATTCTGAG GCTTGGCAGTTTCTTGGGATAACGCAAGCAGAAAACGAAAATGAGCAGGCAGCTATCGTCGCCCTCCAAAG GTGCTTAGAGCTTCAGCCAAACAACTTGAAAGCGCTGATGGCCTTGGCTGTAAGCTTCACAAATACTGGCCATCAGAAGGAGGCCTATGAAGCATTGAGAAGCTGGATCAAGCAAAATCccaaatataaatacataacaAGGAGCAAAAAAGGGTCTCCAGCATTGACTAGAAGAATGTCCAAGACAGGCAATGAAAG TTCATTGCTCGAGGAGGTGAAAGAATTGTACCTAGAAGGAGCTCATCAAAATGGTGAGATGATAGATCCAGACTTACAAACAGGGCTCGGCGTGCTCTTCCACCTCAATGGGGAATTTAACAGGGCAATAGATGCTTTCAGTGCTGCTCTCACTGTTCGGCCAGAG gattattcattgtggaaccgtCTAGGTGCAACCTTAGCAAATGGGGATCGAAGTGAGGAAGCCGTTGAAGCCTACACAAGAGCTTTGGAAATCCAACCGGGCTTCATCAGGTCCAGGTACAATTTGGGAATAAGCTGCATCAACCTCGGAGCATACAG AGAGGCAGTGAGCAATTTCCTGACGGCTCTCAATTTGCAGCGGAAGAGCCGTAATCAACAGCAGGTTCCTCATCCTGCAATTTCAGGCAATATCTGGGCTGCTCTCCGGATCGCTTTGTCTATGATGGACCAACCAGAACTTTTTCAGGCTGCTAATGTGGGCGACCTGGATGTTCTATTAAAGGCATTCAAGATTGAGCCctaa